Part of the Pseudomonas sp. Leaf58 genome is shown below.
ACGGCGAAAAAACATTGCGACTGTGGCGCCCAAGCGATCAAAAAGAATTTCTCCGATGCGGAGATTGCCGACCTCGACAGCCAGGATGGCGTCGACGCCAAGCTTATGCAAAAGGCTCAGACGATCGTGAAACAGGCGTGCGCACCGAAGAGCTGAAACCTTAAAGCCCGACCAGGCTAGCCATTCTTTGACCGGGATCAATATCCTGCGAATGTAAAAGGCGCTAGATGCGCAGAATTATACTATGATGTGTCCCGTGCTCCGTAGCCTCGGCCGCATTGCACCACTGAAAAAACTAAATGTTCTGGAGATTCACCCATGTCCAATCGCCAACAAGGCACCGTCAAATGGTTCAATGATGAGAAAGGCTACGGCTTCATCACCCCAGCAGGCGGCGGCGACGACCTGTTCGTACACTTCAAAGCCATCGAATCTGACGGCTTCAAGAGCCTGAAAGAAGGCCAAACTGTTTCCTTCGTCGCCGAGCGCGGCCAGAAGGGCATGCAGGCTGCACAGGTTCGTCCGGAGTAATTCGGATAGCTGTAAAAAAACCCGCCCTTGTGGCGGGTTTTTTTATGGGTGCGGCGCAACGCTGGCAAGCGCTTAGCCGCAGTTGACGCGGGTCACCTTGCCCTGCTCATCCACATTCAGGTTCAAGCGCTCGGAGCGGTACTCCAGGGTAACCACATCGTGGGGCTTGAGAATGCGTGCCATCTGCGAGCCGCTGGCTTTGCGCGCCTGCTCCAGCAACTCGGCGCTGCCCGGTTTGCCAATGGCGAAATCGGCGCCGCTGGCTTCGCAGCGGCCATCGTTGCCAGCCGGCGCCTCAGGCGCCTTGCCGCCACCAGCGTTACCGCCAGTGCTGCAACCAGCCAGCACAGCAGCCACCGCCAGGGTTGCCAACAAAGCACGGGTACGGAACATGAATCCTCCTAAATCGATCTGGGAACTGCCTGATCCGACAGCTCCACCAGGAATTTGTTGCAAAACCGGGCAAGTCTGCCTGAACCTCTCGCCCCGAGCGAAAGGCAATCGTGACCGAATTTTACTGATCGACCCACGAGGCGCTTGGTTTGCGCTGCAAAGTCATGATTTACTTTAGGAAGTGAAGGCACAGTGCCTTCCCCCGAACACCAGGAACCGG
Proteins encoded:
- a CDS encoding cold-shock protein, which produces MSNRQQGTVKWFNDEKGYGFITPAGGGDDLFVHFKAIESDGFKSLKEGQTVSFVAERGQKGMQAAQVRPE
- a CDS encoding I78 family peptidase inhibitor → MFRTRALLATLAVAAVLAGCSTGGNAGGGKAPEAPAGNDGRCEASGADFAIGKPGSAELLEQARKASGSQMARILKPHDVVTLEYRSERLNLNVDEQGKVTRVNCG